One region of Poecile atricapillus isolate bPoeAtr1 chromosome 8, bPoeAtr1.hap1, whole genome shotgun sequence genomic DNA includes:
- the SCG2 gene encoding secretogranin-2, which produces MAEPKTFQPGAACALTFFFVLICWVDAASFQQHQLLQKDPDYAMKNLQRLPNPDMIKALEYIEDLRKQTSKGEGSPDYNSYQSVPYLLPQRESKDQLHLPENMRDSLTEDESQWVKVMLEALRQAEKESKAGPKENKPYGLSSDNNFPAGVTDDYEAYKWPERWQKYLKMPLGHYEDSSRDSPFKRTNEIVEEQYTPQSLATLESVFQELGKMAGPSNHKKERLDEDQKLYTDDEDDVYKVNNIAYEDVVGGEDWNPIEEKVESQTQEEIKDSKEEIDKHEEEIDDEMKRSGKFSFLEDEIRRENKDQVSEDVSKLMNYYLKRLMGSAGNRKLRTGGELEEKRASMFLDKQLDPQAIAQLIEISRNLQIPPEDLIDMLKAGEKKQLQSERLEAEQEMEFPEDLDEITETNLGQSDIFKNNINSKNGYMKQPLIPENLPEDLNLEDIVSLLGNDNLANQNPSYLLNRLNQESDLPRLSYIPRRLKGHLFPKAAWMNDLERRQTEYEKLNDKDEELADYLAKVLAKYPEVINTNQMKRVPTAASEGNLPEEEHLEQAIREHLNQLGPQEAAKLASLSKRLSMAGEADDTQSRQYLDEDMLAKVLEYLKQEKSELERDHITKRAMENM; this is translated from the coding sequence atggCAGAACCCAAAACcttccagcctggagcagcctgtgctcTCACCTTTTTCTTTGTCCTAATCTGTTGGGTTGATGCAGCctccttccagcagcaccagctgcttcaGAAAGATCCAGACTATGCAATGAAAAACTTACAGAGGCTCCCAAATCCCGATATGATCAAAGCACTGGAGTACATAGAAGACCTTCGCAAGCAAACCAGCAAGGGAGAAGGCAGTCCTGATTACAACTCTTATCAAAGTGTCCCGTACCTCCTCCCACAGAGAGAAAGCAAGGATCAGCTTCACCTCCCGGAAAACATGCGGGATTCTTTGACTGAAGATGAGTCCCAATGGGTTAAGGTCATGCTGGAAGCCTTGCGGCAAGCTGAGAAGGAGTCAAAAGCTGGCCCAAAGGAGAATAAACCTTATGGTCTGAGTTCAGATAACAACTTTCCAGCTGGAGTAACTGATGATTACGAGGCTTACAAGTGGCCTGAGAGGTGGCAAAAGTACCTCAAAATGCCACTTGGGCACTATGAAGACAGTTCAAGAGACAGTCCCTTCAAGCGTACCAACGAAATCGTGGAAGAGCAATACACCCCCCAGAGCCTTGCCACGCTGGAGTCGGTGTTCCAGGAGCTGGGCAAGATGGCAGGACCCAGTAACCACAAGAAAGAAAGGCTGGATGAGGACCAGAAATTGTACacagatgatgaagatgatgtgTATAAAGTGAATAATATCGCCTACGAGGATGTGGTTGGAGGAGAAGATTGGAATCCCATAGAAGAAAAAGTGGAAAGCCAAACCCAGGAAGAGATAAAAGACAGCAAAGAGGAAATTGATAAACATGAAGAGGAGATTGATGATGAAATGAAAAGATCAGGAAAATTCAGCTTCCTTGAGGATGaaataagaagagaaaataaagatcAAGTGTCAGAGGATGTTTCAAAACTAATGAATTATTACCTGAAGAGGCTGATGGGTAGTGCTGGGAATAGGAAATTAAGGACTGGAGGAGAACTTGAAGAAAAAAGAGCATCCATGTTTTTGGATAAGCAACTTGATCCTCAGGCTATAGCCCAGCTGATAGAAATCTCAAGGAATTTGCAAATTCCTCCTGAGGATTTAATAGACATGTTgaaagctggagaaaaaaagcagcttcaGAGCGAAAGGTTGGAAGCTGAGCAGgaaatggaattcccagaagaCCTTGATGAGATAACTGAAACAAATCTAGGACAGAGcgatatatttaaaaataatataaactCTAAAAACGGGTACATGAAGCAGCCTCTTATTCCAGAAAATCTACCTGAAGACCTCAATCTTGAAGATATTGTCAGCCTTCTGGGAAATGACAATTTAGCTAATCAGAATCCCTCCTACTTACTAAATCGTCTTAATCAAGAAAGTGATTTGCCAAGACTGTCTTACATTCCCAGAAGATTGAAAGGACACCTGTTCCCTAAAGCTGCCTGGATGAACGATTTGGAAAGGCGACAAACGGAGTATGAGAAACTGAATGACAAGGATGAAGAGCTGGCCGATTACTTGGCAAAGGTGCTGGCAAAATACCCTGAAGTGATCAATACGAACCAGATGAAACGAGTCCCGACTGCAGCTTCTGAGGGCAACCTGCCGGAAgaggagcacctggagcaggcCATCCGAGAGCACCTAAACCAGCTGGGACCACAGGAGGCTGCCAAGCTGGCTTCACTCAGCAAAAGGCTCTCCATGGCCGGGGAGGCTGATGACACACAAAGCAGGCAGTACCTGGATGAGGATATGCTGGCAAAGGTGCTGGAGTACCTAAAACAGGAGAAATCAGAGCTTGAAAGAGATCACATTACCAAGCGAGCAATGGAAAACATGTAA